From a region of the Emcibacter sp. SYSU 3D8 genome:
- a CDS encoding XRE family transcriptional regulator yields MTDGMNEDTRTTFTSLLEYLEFAFERSPKTHAEIAHEMGYRSENVLTMMLAGICKVPIDKVPSLARALNVEPSHMMTLALEDYCPAILRAMEETFDHIATPNQKEWLKVVRHISGDTDPRITPDIRGLLEEHFRNNVVTQG; encoded by the coding sequence ATGACCGACGGCATGAATGAAGACACCCGCACCACTTTCACCAGCCTCCTCGAGTACCTCGAATTCGCCTTCGAGCGCTCCCCCAAGACACATGCCGAGATCGCGCATGAGATGGGATATCGCAGCGAAAACGTGCTCACGATGATGCTGGCCGGCATCTGCAAGGTGCCGATCGACAAGGTACCCAGCCTGGCAAGGGCGCTCAACGTCGAGCCCTCTCACATGATGACGCTCGCGCTGGAAGACTACTGCCCGGCGATTTTGCGGGCGATGGAGGAGACGTTCGATCATATCGCCACACCGAACCAGAAAGAATGGCTCAAGGTGGTGCGACACATCTCCGGCGACACCGATCCGCGGATAACCCCCGATATCCGCGGCCTTCTTGAAGAGCACTTCCGCAACAACGTGGTCACCCAAGGCTGA
- a CDS encoding NADP-dependent oxidoreductase, which translates to MLNTQLRLARRPSGEAKSTDFSVTREAVPSPENGQVTVRAEYISIDPSVRTHLNAGQSYRAMVGIGDIVDVPVAGEVVASAHPGFISGDKVTGMLGTQEYAVVDGATLTKVDVSLAPLPSWLGGLGLTGLTAYFGFEEVGKPKPGETVVVTAASGAVGSVAGQIARIKGARAVGICGSDEKCRWLTEDLGFDAAVNYRSPDLYRDLKEATPNRVDVVFDNVGGPLLDTLFRRLGMRGRVIICGATSQYNEGEIYGPKNYLALATLRARMEGFIIFDYVDRYDAARREMAGWMKQGLLGFRENIVEGTVTDYPTVLHRLYQGENVGKMVMRVVPSKP; encoded by the coding sequence ATGCTCAACACACAATTGCGCTTGGCTCGTAGGCCGAGTGGGGAAGCGAAATCGACCGACTTCAGTGTGACGCGCGAGGCGGTGCCGTCGCCGGAGAACGGGCAAGTAACTGTGCGCGCGGAGTATATCTCGATCGACCCATCCGTGCGCACCCACCTCAACGCTGGTCAGTCGTACCGCGCCATGGTGGGCATTGGCGACATTGTCGATGTTCCCGTGGCGGGAGAGGTCGTCGCCTCGGCGCATCCGGGTTTCATCTCAGGCGATAAAGTCACCGGCATGCTGGGCACGCAGGAATATGCGGTCGTCGATGGCGCCACCCTGACGAAAGTAGACGTGTCACTGGCGCCGCTTCCGTCTTGGCTCGGGGGGCTTGGGTTGACGGGCCTCACGGCGTATTTCGGCTTCGAGGAAGTCGGTAAGCCGAAGCCGGGCGAGACGGTCGTGGTTACAGCAGCCAGCGGCGCGGTAGGCTCCGTCGCCGGTCAGATCGCCAGGATCAAGGGCGCGCGGGCGGTCGGTATCTGCGGCTCCGACGAAAAGTGCCGGTGGCTGACAGAGGATCTCGGGTTCGATGCCGCCGTGAACTACCGCTCACCCGATCTTTACCGCGACCTGAAGGAGGCGACACCTAACAGGGTCGACGTCGTGTTCGACAACGTGGGCGGCCCGCTGCTCGACACGCTCTTCCGCCGGCTGGGGATGCGCGGGCGCGTCATCATCTGCGGCGCCACGTCGCAGTACAACGAGGGCGAGATCTACGGGCCGAAGAACTATCTGGCACTGGCAACGCTGCGGGCCCGCATGGAGGGCTTCATCATCTTCGACTATGTGGATCGCTACGACGCGGCACGCCGCGAGATGGCTGGTTGGATGAAGCAGGGCCTGCTGGGCTTCAGGGAGAACATCGTAGAAGGCACTGTCACCGACTACCCGACCGTGCTTCACCGCCTCTACCAGGGCGAGAACGTTGGCAAGATGGTTATGCGGGTGGTGCCATCTAAACCGTGA
- the clpB gene encoding ATP-dependent chaperone ClpB, which translates to MDIEKYTERLKGFIQTAQFTAQRMSHQQFTPEHLLKVIVEDEEGLAANLINAAGGDAKQVLLQVDAELAKLPKVEGAGAGQLYMAPQLAKLFQSAEDLAKKAGDSFVTVERLLQALALAAGTGAAEVLKKAGVTAQNLNAVINDVRKGRTADSASAENAYDALKKYAQDLTQAARDGKLDPVIGRDEEIRRTIQVLARRTKNNPVLIGEPGVGKTAIVEGLALRVANGDVPEGLKNKRVLTLDMGSLIAGAKYRGEFEERLKSVLEEVQASEGEIILFIDEMHTIVGAGAAEGSMDASNLLKPALARGKLHCIGATTLNEYRKYVEKDAALERRFQPVFVGEPTVEDTVSILRGLKEKYELHHGVRITDGALVAAATLSNRYISDRFLPDKAIDLMDEAASRLRMEVESKPEEIEQLDRRIIQLKIEREALKKETDEASRDRLKKIEQDLAGLEEQSDGLTARWQGEKDKLNAEQRLKEELDNARIELDRAQRSGNLARAGELAYGVIPETERKLAEAAATSSDRMLKEEVTDQDIAFVVSRWTGVPVDKLMAGEREKLLHMEEELGKRVIGQHEAVDAVSKSVRRARAGLQDASRPIGSFLFLGPTGVGKTELTKSLAAYLFDDEHAMVRLDMSEYMEKHSVARLIGAPPGYVGYEEGGALTEAVRRRPYQIILFDEVEKAHPDVFNVLLQVLDDGRLTDGQGRTVDFTNTMIVLTSNLGSDILAAQPEGADVDAVRDQVMDVVRGAFRPEFLNRLDEVILFHRLGRGDMTGIVTIQLRRLENLLAERKITIELDEAAKAWLANAGYDPVYGARPLKRVIQRNLQDPLAELILKGELADGARVEVTARDGHLFVNGHDVDGSAYGAFGGAGARLAPGSGSIN; encoded by the coding sequence ATGGACATCGAGAAATACACCGAGCGTCTGAAGGGCTTTATCCAGACGGCGCAATTCACCGCACAGCGGATGAGTCATCAGCAATTCACGCCCGAACACCTGCTGAAGGTGATCGTCGAGGATGAGGAAGGGCTTGCCGCCAACCTGATCAACGCAGCCGGCGGCGACGCCAAGCAGGTGTTGCTGCAGGTCGATGCCGAGCTGGCCAAGCTGCCCAAGGTCGAAGGCGCCGGCGCCGGCCAGCTCTACATGGCGCCGCAGCTTGCCAAGCTGTTCCAGAGCGCCGAGGATCTGGCCAAGAAGGCCGGCGACAGCTTTGTCACCGTCGAGCGCCTGTTGCAGGCGCTGGCGCTCGCCGCCGGCACCGGCGCAGCGGAAGTGCTGAAAAAGGCCGGCGTCACCGCCCAGAATCTCAACGCGGTCATCAACGACGTACGCAAGGGCCGCACGGCGGATTCCGCATCTGCCGAGAATGCCTATGACGCCCTGAAGAAATATGCCCAGGATCTGACCCAGGCCGCGCGGGACGGCAAGCTCGACCCGGTGATCGGCCGCGACGAGGAAATCAGGCGCACCATTCAGGTGCTGGCGCGGCGCACCAAGAACAATCCCGTTCTGATCGGCGAACCGGGCGTCGGCAAGACCGCCATCGTCGAGGGGCTTGCCCTGCGCGTCGCCAACGGCGATGTGCCCGAGGGCCTGAAGAACAAGCGCGTTCTCACCCTCGACATGGGCAGCCTGATTGCCGGCGCCAAATATCGCGGCGAGTTCGAGGAGCGGCTCAAGAGCGTGCTCGAGGAGGTCCAGGCCTCCGAGGGCGAGATCATCCTGTTCATCGATGAAATGCACACCATCGTCGGCGCCGGCGCGGCGGAAGGCTCAATGGACGCCTCCAACCTGCTGAAGCCGGCGCTTGCGCGCGGCAAGCTGCACTGCATCGGCGCGACCACGCTCAACGAATACCGCAAATATGTCGAGAAGGACGCGGCGCTGGAGCGGCGCTTCCAGCCGGTTTTTGTGGGCGAGCCGACCGTCGAGGACACCGTGTCCATCCTGCGCGGGTTGAAGGAAAAATACGAACTGCACCATGGCGTGCGGATCACCGATGGCGCGCTCGTCGCCGCGGCGACCCTGTCGAACCGCTACATCTCCGACCGGTTTCTGCCGGACAAGGCCATCGACCTGATGGACGAGGCGGCGAGCCGCCTGCGTATGGAGGTCGAATCCAAGCCCGAGGAGATCGAACAGCTCGACCGGCGCATCATCCAGCTCAAGATCGAGCGCGAGGCGCTGAAGAAGGAGACCGACGAGGCCTCCCGCGACCGCCTCAAGAAGATCGAGCAGGATCTGGCCGGCCTGGAGGAGCAGTCGGACGGGCTGACAGCCCGGTGGCAGGGCGAGAAGGACAAGCTCAATGCCGAACAGCGGCTGAAGGAAGAGCTGGACAATGCCCGCATTGAACTGGACCGCGCCCAGCGTTCAGGCAATCTGGCGCGCGCCGGCGAACTCGCCTATGGCGTGATCCCGGAGACCGAGCGCAAGCTGGCCGAGGCGGCCGCCACGTCCAGCGATCGCATGCTGAAGGAAGAGGTCACCGACCAGGACATCGCCTTTGTGGTGTCGCGCTGGACCGGCGTGCCCGTCGACAAGCTGATGGCGGGCGAACGGGAAAAGCTGCTGCATATGGAGGAGGAACTGGGCAAGCGGGTGATCGGCCAGCACGAGGCGGTCGATGCCGTCTCGAAGTCGGTGCGCCGGGCGCGTGCCGGCCTGCAGGACGCATCGCGGCCTATCGGATCGTTCCTGTTCCTGGGCCCTACCGGCGTCGGCAAGACCGAGCTGACCAAGTCGCTCGCGGCCTATCTGTTCGACGATGAGCACGCCATGGTGCGCCTCGATATGTCCGAGTACATGGAGAAGCATTCCGTGGCCCGGCTGATCGGCGCGCCTCCCGGCTATGTGGGATATGAGGAAGGCGGTGCGCTCACCGAGGCGGTGCGGCGCCGGCCTTACCAGATCATCCTGTTCGACGAGGTGGAGAAAGCCCATCCGGATGTCTTCAACGTGCTCCTCCAGGTGCTCGACGACGGGCGCCTGACCGATGGCCAGGGCCGGACTGTGGACTTCACCAACACCATGATCGTGCTGACTTCCAATCTGGGCAGCGACATCCTGGCCGCCCAGCCCGAAGGGGCTGATGTGGACGCGGTGCGCGACCAGGTGATGGACGTGGTGCGCGGTGCATTCCGGCCCGAGTTCCTCAACCGGCTCGACGAGGTCATTCTCTTCCACCGGCTGGGACGCGGCGACATGACCGGCATTGTCACCATCCAGCTCCGGCGGCTGGAGAACCTGCTGGCCGAGCGCAAGATCACCATCGAGCTGGACGAGGCGGCCAAGGCCTGGCTGGCGAATGCCGGCTATGATCCGGTCTACGGTGCGCGGCCGCTGAAGCGGGTGATCCAGCGGAACCTGCAGGATCCGCTCGCCGAGCTGATCCTCAAGGGCGAACTGGCGGACGGCGCGCGGGTCGAGGTCACGGCCCGTGACGGCCATCTGTTTGTCAACGGCCACGACGTCGATGGATCGGCCTACGGCGCCTTTGGGGGCGCCGGCGCCAGACTCGCGCCTGGCAGCGGCTCGATCAACTAG
- a CDS encoding type II toxin-antitoxin system HipA family toxin, with translation MLGVWCEQQRVGILERTSGGGLSFAYDPDWIREGFAISVSMPLVKDVYPIDVATPWFANLLPEEPQLEMIGQILGRAAGDTYGILEEIGRDTAGALSIGDAKKPESGRYQALDEHDLAAAIRRLPQRPLLIGDEGVALSLAGAQSKMLVAVIGGRVMLPINGAASTHILKPANDRLYASVANELMCMRLASAVGIPTPEAAFGRAGDQRYLLVRRYDRSIAQDGRVTRRHQEDFCQALGRYPTEKYQASGGPGLQQLFEVVVHHSAAAARDRLTLLDMVIFSCCIGDTDRHAKNYSLLLDDRGWRLAPHYDAMTSLIYSNITRNMAMKIADNSRAEHLQRRHWENFAQAVGLAPAATVRRVEALAESVLARLPSLTRLAANDAGGVLIPFVVFQRHIEERTRAVMTNCRL, from the coding sequence ATGTTGGGTGTCTGGTGCGAACAACAGCGGGTCGGTATCCTGGAGCGTACCAGCGGGGGGGGGCTGTCCTTCGCCTATGACCCTGACTGGATCCGAGAAGGGTTCGCGATCTCGGTGTCGATGCCTCTTGTTAAGGATGTCTACCCCATCGACGTGGCGACGCCCTGGTTCGCCAATCTGCTGCCCGAGGAACCGCAGCTTGAGATGATCGGCCAGATTCTTGGCCGCGCTGCGGGCGACACATATGGCATTTTGGAAGAGATCGGTCGCGACACCGCCGGTGCACTGTCGATCGGCGACGCCAAGAAGCCGGAGAGCGGGCGCTACCAAGCTCTTGACGAGCACGACCTTGCGGCTGCAATCCGTCGGCTGCCGCAGAGGCCGCTACTCATCGGCGACGAAGGGGTGGCCCTGTCGCTGGCGGGGGCGCAGAGCAAGATGCTCGTCGCAGTGATCGGAGGGCGCGTAATGCTGCCGATCAACGGCGCCGCTTCGACGCATATTCTGAAGCCCGCCAATGATCGCCTCTACGCGTCGGTTGCAAACGAATTGATGTGCATGAGGCTGGCGTCTGCCGTGGGAATCCCCACGCCGGAAGCCGCTTTCGGGCGAGCCGGGGATCAACGCTATCTGCTGGTGCGCCGCTATGATCGTAGCATCGCCCAGGATGGGCGGGTCACCCGCCGCCACCAGGAAGATTTCTGCCAGGCTCTTGGGCGCTACCCAACGGAGAAGTACCAGGCATCCGGTGGCCCCGGCCTACAGCAGCTATTTGAGGTGGTGGTTCATCACTCCGCGGCCGCGGCGCGCGATCGACTGACGCTGCTCGACATGGTCATCTTCTCGTGCTGCATCGGCGACACGGATCGGCACGCTAAGAACTACAGCTTGTTGCTTGATGACCGAGGCTGGCGGCTTGCGCCGCACTACGATGCCATGACGTCACTGATCTACAGCAACATCACCCGGAACATGGCGATGAAGATCGCAGACAATTCGCGTGCTGAGCACCTGCAAAGGCGGCATTGGGAGAACTTCGCTCAAGCGGTCGGTTTAGCGCCTGCCGCGACCGTGCGGCGAGTGGAGGCGCTCGCCGAAAGCGTTCTCGCAAGGTTGCCTTCCTTGACCAGGCTGGCTGCGAATGATGCTGGCGGCGTGCTGATACCCTTCGTGGTCTTCCAAAGGCACATCGAGGAGCGCACGCGCGCCGTAATGACGAACTGTCGACTATAG
- a CDS encoding peptidoglycan DD-metalloendopeptidase family protein, translated as MRTAALVMLVGTTVGFGVQSNFSVYNAYNAAIGGSVPSPFSTIASMGPSARSGQPGLSLTGPMSDGSPIARVLLEEVDTSPVKQARIMRGDTLAGVLIKAGVELADAHSAITALSEHLNVRRLKEGQEIELTFGHDDPASDEQTLQAIRLQSEVESAVRVARQNDGSFVSAIEAIRLDTHATRAAGEIHESLYAAMRKAGVPHNVIAEFIRIYSWDVDFQREVQPGDSFEIYFDRYENGKGRMVKTGPLLYAGLNLSGKAHNLYLYTTRDDGNADYYDENGQSVRKALLKTPIDGARLTSGFGRRTHPILGYTKMHKGLDFGAARGTPIHAAGDGTVEVAGPKGSYGNYVRIRHNGTYATAYAHMNGFGKGIRAGARVRQGDVIGYVGTTGRSTGPHLHYEVLKEARQVDPRGIKMPSGRQLAGNELASFRTSLEQVKSQIAALPVMRQLVANAE; from the coding sequence TTGCGCACCGCCGCACTTGTCATGCTGGTCGGCACAACCGTCGGATTTGGCGTCCAGTCCAACTTTTCTGTCTACAATGCCTACAACGCGGCGATCGGCGGTTCGGTTCCCTCGCCCTTCTCGACCATCGCCTCGATGGGCCCGAGCGCCCGCAGCGGCCAGCCGGGCCTGAGCCTGACCGGCCCCATGAGCGACGGCAGCCCCATCGCCCGTGTGCTGCTCGAGGAAGTCGACACCTCCCCGGTCAAACAGGCGCGCATCATGCGCGGCGACACGCTGGCTGGCGTGCTGATCAAGGCCGGCGTCGAACTGGCCGACGCACACAGCGCCATCACCGCCCTGTCGGAGCACCTCAATGTCCGCCGCCTGAAAGAAGGCCAGGAAATCGAGTTGACGTTCGGCCATGACGATCCGGCCAGCGACGAGCAGACCCTGCAGGCCATCCGGCTGCAGTCCGAGGTCGAAAGCGCCGTTCGCGTGGCCCGGCAGAACGATGGCTCGTTTGTCAGCGCCATCGAAGCCATCAGGCTCGACACCCATGCCACCCGCGCCGCCGGCGAAATCCACGAAAGCCTGTACGCCGCCATGCGCAAGGCCGGGGTGCCGCACAACGTGATTGCCGAGTTCATCCGCATCTATTCCTGGGACGTGGATTTCCAGCGCGAGGTCCAGCCGGGCGACAGCTTCGAGATTTATTTCGACCGCTACGAGAACGGCAAAGGCCGGATGGTGAAGACCGGCCCGCTGCTCTATGCCGGCCTTAACCTGAGCGGCAAGGCCCACAATCTCTACCTTTACACCACACGCGACGACGGCAATGCCGATTATTACGACGAGAACGGCCAGAGCGTGCGCAAGGCGCTGCTCAAGACGCCGATCGATGGCGCCCGGCTGACGTCCGGCTTCGGCCGGCGCACCCATCCCATCCTGGGCTATACCAAAATGCACAAGGGGCTGGATTTCGGAGCGGCCCGCGGCACCCCGATCCATGCGGCCGGCGACGGCACCGTCGAGGTGGCCGGCCCCAAGGGCAGCTACGGCAATTACGTGCGCATCCGCCATAACGGAACCTATGCCACCGCCTATGCCCACATGAACGGCTTCGGCAAGGGTATCCGGGCCGGCGCGCGTGTCCGTCAGGGCGATGTCATCGGCTACGTGGGCACCACCGGGCGTTCGACAGGCCCGCACCTGCATTACGAAGTGCTGAAGGAAGCCAGGCAAGTCGATCCGCGGGGCATCAAGATGCCGTCGGGCCGCCAACTCGCCGGCAATGAACTGGCCTCGTTCAGGACCTCGCTGGAGCAGGTCAAGAGCCAGATAGCCGCCCTTCCCGTCATGCGGCAACTGGTCGCCAACGCGGAATAG
- a CDS encoding helix-turn-helix domain-containing protein, whose translation MNTSLVIFNASEFGAVIRQGRKSQGLTQSELALAAGVSLRFVSELERGKQSASLELAFRIAGLLNIRVSASLPA comes from the coding sequence ATGAACACTTCCCTAGTCATATTCAACGCATCCGAGTTCGGGGCCGTCATCCGTCAAGGTCGCAAGTCACAGGGTCTAACCCAGAGCGAGCTGGCCCTCGCCGCGGGTGTCAGTCTCCGGTTTGTCAGCGAGCTGGAGCGCGGCAAGCAGAGCGCCAGCCTGGAATTGGCCTTCCGCATCGCCGGGCTGCTGAATATCCGCGTAAGCGCCTCGTTGCCGGCCTGA
- a CDS encoding plasmid pRiA4b ORF-3 family protein codes for MTSNSINEIATLRIELTGSNPLIWRQVEVPTSVTLKVLHKIVQAAMGWFDEHLWELKIGDRRYVLPVDGEWRDTPTTDAGKVRLRQVLQPGQTVIDYLYDFGDDWHHRLVVKNIRAGDPEIGYPLYVGGENAVPPEDCGGLGGFYDLVAILADSDHPEHDEISDQLGDFDPTVVNEDAIRVALGRIAGARRAMQVRMRKKAKGDA; via the coding sequence ATGACCAGCAACAGCATCAACGAGATCGCCACGCTCCGGATCGAGTTGACCGGCTCCAATCCGTTGATCTGGCGCCAGGTGGAGGTGCCAACTTCGGTGACACTCAAGGTGCTGCACAAAATCGTGCAGGCGGCGATGGGGTGGTTCGACGAGCACCTTTGGGAGTTGAAGATCGGCGATCGGCGCTACGTCTTGCCGGTGGATGGGGAATGGCGCGACACGCCGACTACCGACGCAGGCAAGGTGCGGCTCCGGCAGGTTCTTCAGCCTGGCCAGACGGTGATTGACTACCTGTATGACTTTGGCGACGACTGGCATCACCGCCTGGTGGTCAAGAACATCCGGGCGGGCGACCCGGAGATTGGTTACCCCCTCTACGTTGGCGGTGAAAACGCGGTGCCGCCGGAGGACTGCGGCGGGCTGGGCGGCTTTTACGATCTGGTCGCCATCCTCGCCGATTCGGATCATCCGGAGCATGATGAGATCAGCGACCAGCTCGGTGACTTTGATCCAACCGTTGTCAATGAAGACGCCATTCGCGTTGCCCTCGGGCGCATCGCAGGGGCACGCCGTGCGATGCAGGTGCGAATGAGGAAGAAGGCGAAGGGTGACGCCTGA
- a CDS encoding site-specific integrase, producing the protein MPKVMINDLVNGWLRLRLDEDLQARSSRTAGYLDGARELDLPVGHYINIGIGLDATDELARMAHILRDADLHAMQTSMSGEITALGVTAEQGTPQYIKLAQALFAASQRLREVQVERSDGRTINASRLDLVEFQEEEIEISGGASAPAAAAASGAVELSPPSQMVDEEAALSTVRDRYIAEMRATQSLRIKAMDTHLTATSLLVEVLGNDALLQSITPAMLGRFKQVVLSLPSNRTKKLPGLGYAEAIRVAAERGLPKLDNGTAKGKYLIPMKLFFRWCKESGLLGINPAEGINHRAPKKTTKPRSPFDASELQILFDAPLFRGCRSSGRVTEPGNFQVRDHRFWMPLIALFTGARLGEICQLRVADIVTEEGVPCFDINDAGDKNLKTAASKRLTPIHRELLDIGFLDYVAQRRRSGSALLWPAVKKGASGYESDPESKRLNRLLGQILGEDLRRRRSLSFHSFRHTMIDALRAADVGEDVRHAVVGHEGTHVEQQHYGKGYGPQSLLKAVNAVNYPIDLTGLYPGT; encoded by the coding sequence ATGCCCAAGGTAATGATCAACGACCTCGTGAACGGTTGGCTGCGGTTGAGGCTTGATGAGGATCTGCAGGCCCGCTCCAGTCGAACCGCTGGTTATCTCGATGGCGCGAGAGAACTCGATCTTCCTGTCGGGCACTATATCAACATCGGCATTGGTCTCGATGCGACAGACGAGCTCGCGCGGATGGCACACATCCTGAGAGACGCCGATCTGCATGCGATGCAGACTTCCATGAGCGGAGAGATAACCGCGTTGGGAGTGACGGCGGAACAGGGTACTCCCCAATACATCAAGCTGGCTCAGGCACTTTTTGCGGCGTCACAGCGCCTGAGGGAAGTGCAAGTCGAACGCTCCGATGGCCGCACGATCAACGCCTCCAGACTTGACCTCGTAGAGTTCCAGGAGGAAGAAATTGAGATATCTGGAGGCGCTTCCGCACCGGCCGCCGCCGCCGCATCCGGGGCTGTTGAATTATCGCCTCCGTCTCAAATGGTTGATGAGGAGGCGGCGCTATCCACCGTTAGAGACCGTTATATCGCGGAGATGCGCGCGACCCAGTCGCTTCGCATCAAAGCCATGGACACCCACCTGACGGCCACCTCGCTCCTGGTCGAGGTACTGGGCAACGATGCCCTACTGCAGAGCATCACTCCTGCAATGCTTGGGAGATTCAAGCAGGTGGTGCTCAGCCTCCCGAGCAACAGAACGAAGAAGCTGCCGGGATTGGGCTACGCTGAAGCCATTCGTGTAGCGGCCGAGCGCGGCCTACCGAAACTCGATAACGGCACCGCGAAGGGCAAGTACCTGATCCCGATGAAGCTGTTTTTCAGGTGGTGCAAGGAGTCAGGTCTCCTGGGCATCAACCCAGCAGAGGGGATCAATCATCGCGCTCCCAAGAAAACTACCAAGCCGCGCAGCCCGTTCGATGCCTCGGAATTGCAGATCCTTTTCGATGCACCATTGTTCCGAGGCTGCAGGTCGTCAGGCCGTGTTACGGAGCCAGGAAATTTTCAGGTTCGTGATCACCGCTTCTGGATGCCGCTCATCGCGCTGTTTACCGGGGCACGCCTCGGTGAAATCTGCCAGCTTCGGGTTGCCGATATCGTGACCGAAGAGGGTGTGCCGTGTTTCGATATTAACGACGCCGGCGACAAGAATCTCAAAACCGCGGCCTCGAAGCGACTAACGCCCATCCATCGCGAACTGCTCGATATCGGTTTTCTGGACTACGTGGCGCAACGTCGACGATCTGGAAGTGCTCTACTGTGGCCAGCCGTCAAGAAGGGCGCTTCTGGATATGAATCCGATCCGGAGAGCAAGCGGCTCAACCGCTTGCTAGGTCAGATCCTCGGCGAGGATTTGCGTAGGAGGCGGTCACTGAGTTTCCACAGCTTCCGCCATACGATGATCGACGCCCTTCGAGCTGCCGACGTAGGCGAGGATGTGAGGCACGCTGTTGTCGGCCACGAGGGCACCCATGTCGAACAGCAACATTACGGGAAGGGTTATGGGCCACAATCGCTGCTGAAGGCGGTGAACGCGGTCAACTACCCGATCGATCTGACCGGCCTGTATCCAGGCACATGA